Sequence from the Gloeocapsopsis dulcis genome:
GACGGCGTTGATGATACGGCAGATATCTTTAATTACGCAATTAATATTGCTTTTCCTGATTTATTTAAAACTGGTGCTGTCGGTGGTTTAGGTTTTGGGATGCCACCAAAAGTTACTAATAATACTATTGTAACGCGTGAAGATACTGCAACAGGATTGCACTTTGAAGCTTTTTATGAATACCCAATTACTGAAAATATTACTGTGATACCAGGTATTATTTATCTCACAAACCCCGAACACAACGCTACTAATGGCAATATTTTTGTTGGTACAGTGAGAACAGTTTTTGGTTTTTAAGGAGTCGTTGGGCAAGCAATATGCCTACCCCACACTTTATAGTCAATTTAGTTAACCTATAACTCATTACCAGTACTAAGTTGTGTTTCTAATCCTCTGAATAACTCAGTACTAGCTTTCTAATTAAAGTTTTCCAGATCAATCCAGCAATGATTAGTCCAATACCCACTAGCCAAATTCGCTGTTCTACCCAAAAAGCCAGGAAAAGACAAGCTGATAAACCTATCCAAGCAATCCACTTGGGATAAAGCCGCTCTTCGTCTGGAATTTGTAATGCTGATAAATCGGTAATTGCGTAGTAAATTAACACAGAAAACGCACTAAACGACCACGTTGTTCTCACATCACCAATTAGAACTAAACAGGCGATCGCTGTTCCCATAATCAGCACTGCAATATAAGGAGTTGTGCGTGACGAGTTCATTTTGGCAACAAACTTAGGCAGATCTTGACGACGCCCCATAGCTAGCAACACGCGAGATAAACCTAAAATTAAATTTAGTAACACGCCTAATGTTGCAGTTACAGCACCAACAGCTAAGATTAAACCACTTCCAGGAATATTAAAGCTACGCGCTGCAATTTCTAAAGGTGCAACTTGTTCGCTTGTGGCTGCGCTAAGTGTCTGTGCGCCTACTGTACCAATACCCACAACCACAACGCCGATATAAAGCAACATTGTAATGGTAAGGGTAATAATAATTGCTTTCGGAATTGCCTTTTGTGGTTCTTTGACTTCTTCGCCTAATGTGGCAATGCGTCCGTATCCGGTATAAGCAACAAACATGAGTGCTGTCGCTTGCAAAACTGCTGCAACGGGATTACTCGTGTCACTTGTTGTTTGCACAAAAGGAGTAAAATTGGCAAATTCTGTAGAAGCAACTACAGGTAAGCCAGCCACAATAAAGAAAATAAGCGATAACAGCGTAATTGACACAATAGTAATATTGACGATATTTGAGCGTTTCACTCCACCCAAAACAATTACAGTCAACAGTACTACTGCCCCTAAAGCAGTAGGAACTAAATAAGTGCGATCGCTGACTCCCAAAATATTCAACAAGTAACCTGCAAAACCTAAAGCTGCAGTCGCCGCCGAAGCCGATTTTGCCACCAGAAACATCCATCCCGCTGTAAACCCTAGCCAAGGTGTGAGATATTTATAGCCATATTCATAAGCACCACCACTAACAGGATGACTTGCGGCTAATTGAGCGCTATTTAAACCATTGCAGACTGCTACACAAGCTGCGATCGCTACCGAAATAATTACCGCAGGTCCCGCTACACCCGCAGCAATTCCCGTACTGACAAATACACCAGCACCCACAATTGAACCTAAACCAAGGGCGATTGCTCCAACAACACCTAATTCTCGTTTAAGTGATGGTGATGAATTCTGTGACATGGTTTTGTTTACTTAGAGGATAACTAGTTACTTAACTTAAAGGATACGAGCGATCGCATGAGGATTTATAAGTTACTCTGAATCAGAACTAGCTTCATCTTCACTGGCTACTTCAGCGTCTTGTGCTTGTTCAGATTCACCATCTTGTGCTTCTTGTCTTAGCTGTTCGACTTCTGGCGGTACGATAGGTTCGTAAAATTCAGCGACTTCCCAATCTTGCGTTAACCAAATTGCACCGAATGGAAGGAGATAAAAAATTGCTGCAATGTAACCAATTGCAGCGACTCGACCTGCTGTCACAAAATCTGCTGATTTTTCGGCAAGCCACACAGGCAGTCTCCGCGTGTACTTAATTGGGTAAAGTAGTGCGATCGCATAGAGATCAAACACCATGTGTACCATCGCTACTGTTAGTGATGCTACCCCTTCTGCACCTCCATCGGTTGCTAGTGAAAGGGCTGCGAGTAAAGCTGTGGTAGAAGTACCGATATTTGCACCCAAGAAATACGGTAAGGCTTGCATTGCAGCTACTATACCTAGTGCGATAATTGGCACAATAACGGAAGTTGTAATACTCGAACTTTGAACAGCAACAGTGATTAATAATCCAAACCCCATTGCTTGCCACCACGAACCAAAGAGATACTTCTTAATTTTTTCCTGTAAATTCTCGTCGAGAATTGCCTTGAGTGCTTTAACCAATCCCCTCAAGGAAAAGTACAGTAAAGCAAAAGCAATAATCAAAACAATCCAACCTGTCTCTTGAGTCAAACCAACAATAAAATCAGCAATTGGCTCGACTATATAATCCAGCGGGCTGAAAAGTTCGATTGCACCACCACCAACGAGGACATTAGTTAACCCTGTAGCTGACCAAGACAAAAGCCGTGTAAATATTTCTATCACTAGAAAAAGAACAGCAGCAATGATGTTGAAGAAATCCAGCACCATTGAACCAGTAAATGCCCGCTTGAACTCTTCTTTATTGCGGAAGTGACCTAACGCAACAATGGTATTTGTTACACTCGTACCAATATTTGCTCCTAGCATTACAGGAATTGCTGCCTGTGGAGTAATTGTTCCTGCAGCCACCAGCGCAACTGTTAAAGAAGTAGTTGTTGAGGAACTTTGAACAAGTGTGGTAGCTAAAATCCCAGTGAAAAAGCCTGTAATTGGATTTGCAGTACTGGCTAATAAGGTTTCAGCAGCATCATCACCTATTAACTCAAAAGCTTCACCTAAGAGGTCAAGGCTAGTAAAGAAAAGTATTAATGCAAGTATTAAACCAGCAATATTCCAGATACCGCCTGATGGTAAAGCTCGTGTAAGACGTTCCATGCTCTTAAGGCGACTGTTAACAACATCACCTCAAGGCTACATAGTTGCATTTCATTGCGTCGTTAAAATTCAGTTAATAAAAGGTTAAACAAGATATAAAGATCAGTGATTTATCCCTATCAGCATAAGTTATTATTGAGACTTTCTCGTATTCTTAAGTACTCTTTAACTACTATGCAGTGCCGATAACAATTTAACGGCTTCAACCATTTACCCATTTACTTTGATCAATTCCATCAAAGCTTAATATTTTTGAGATTATCTCTGCTCTTGGACTGATGTTTCTAAACCACAAGGCGTTGATAACTTTAATATCAAGCATCAAATAAAAAGGGGAAAATCATGAACCCTGAACAAAGTAAACCCAATATTCCAGCAGGATACAACACAGAAGATACAACTGGTGTTACATCTGATGTTGCTACTGAGGAAATAGATCAAAATACTGCCAGTCAAAATCCGCAATATACAGATACAGAGACTCCTGATGATACTACTCCTGCTCCTGGAGAAAACGTTGTTGATCGTCAAATAGATATTATTGCTCGGATGTAATAAGTAGTAAGCTCAGTATGAGGATCTTTAATTCTCGCCCTTGAAATTTACTTGAGGGCGAGTGTTTTTTTGGAATTTTATCATGCTTGCATTAACTCTATATTAAAGATTGTTTATTTTTTTATTAAGCATGAAAACATAGTGAAATGTATATAATTTGTAGTAAATTTTCTAATATAGAATCTATTGACCAATTCTATATTTAGTTAACAAAGAAATGTGGACGACAATTCATAAGTAAATTCAGCTCAACCATCACAATACTAAACATATATTGTTGTAAGTCTCCTAGAGGTTGAGTTGCATGAACAAATTGCTAATTATTGGCGGTAGCGATGCAGGAATCAGTGCAGCTTTACGTGCCAAAGAAGTTAATTCAAGTGTTGACGTCACAGTTGTTGTAGCAGATCGTTTTCCCAATTACAGTATTTGTGGATTGCCATTTTATCTCAGTGGTGAGGTGACAGATTGGCACGACTTAGCTCATAGAACAGCCTCAGAGATTGCAGATACAGGGGTTAATCTTTTACTTGACTGTACAGCTCAAACTGTCGATCCTCAGCAAAAAATTGTTACGGCTGTAGGGCATGGTCAGCAACATCAGTTAAACTACGACCAACTTATTATCGGAACAGGTGCTATATCCGAATAATACTAAGATTGAATATCCACAACAGCAATGTATTCATCAGTTGTTTGAGGCACAAGTAGAACGCACACCTGATGCAGTAGCAGTCGTATTTGAATCGGAGCAGTTAACCTATCAGGAATTAAACGCCAGAGCCAATCAACTAGCGCATTACTTGCGCTCCTTGGGAGTCAAACCAGAGGTATTGGTGGGGATTTGTGTAGAGCGATCGCTTGCTATGGTCATCGGCTTATTAGCTATACTCAAAGCAGGTGGTGCTTATGTACCGCTAGATCCAGCTTATCCCTAAGAAAGATTAGCTTATATGTTGTCTGAAACTCAACTATCGGTTGTGTTAACTCAGCAATCCCTAGTTGAACAACTCCCAGCACATCAGGCACATACAGTTTACTTAGATACAGATTGGGAGCAGATTGCTCAGGAAAGCCAAACTAACCCGATCAATACGAATACAGTTAACAATTTAGCTTATGTAATTTACACCTCTGGTTCCACAGGCAAACCCAAGGGGGTGCTTGGTATTCATCAAGGTGCAGTCAATCGGTTTCATTGGATGTGGAAAACTCATCCCTTTACTCAACAAGAAGTTTGTTGTCAAAAGACATCTTTAAACTTTGTTGATTCAGTTTGGGAAATTTTTGGACCTTTACTTCAAGGAATAACCACAGTAATTGTGCCAGAGCAAGTTGTGAAAGACCCACAACAGTTGATAACTATTCTGGTAGACAAAAATGTTACACGATTAGTACTTGTCCCTTCTTTATTACGTGTAGTATTAAATACAGATAATCTCTTACACTTGCAATTACCCAAGCTAAAGTTGTGGATTAGCAGTGGCGAAGCCCTATCTACTGATATCCTCAGACAATTTCAGCAGAGTTTACCAGATAGTACCTTGTTAAATCTTTACGGTTCATCAGAGGTATCTGCTGATGTCACCTGTTACAAGATTACCCCACAAACACCCCTATCAGCATCTGTTTTAATTGGTCGTCCAATTGCTAATACGCAGATATATATACTGGATACTAGTCAACAACCTGTTCCTGTAGGTGTACCAGGTGAAATATATATAGGTGGTGACCAACTAGCAAGAGGTTACTTAAACCGTCCTGATTTGACAGCAGAAAAATTCATCCCCAATCCATTTAGCGACAAAGCCGCGCGTCTGTACAAGACAGGAGACTTAGCACGCTATTTACCCAATGGAGAAATAGAATACATTGGTCGCATTGACAATCAGGTTAAGATACGTGGTTTCCGCATTGAACTAGGAGAAATTGAAGCTTTAATCACTCAACATCCCGCAGTGCAAGAAACTGTTGTTATTGTCAGAGAGGATATACCTGGAGACAAAAGACTAGTAGCTTATATGGTATTTAAACAGGAATTAGTCCCTAAATTTAGTGAACTACGAAGCTTTCTCAAAGAAATACTGCCCAATTATATGATACCTACTGCCTTCGTACCCATAAAGGCACTGCCCCTCACACCAAATGGCAAAGTGAATCGTCGGGCGTTACCAGCACCAGATAATTTTGAACCAGAATTGCGAACAACTAGTGTCCAACCACGAAATCATCTGGAAATTTCCATCGCCAGTGTTTGGCAGAAGGTATTAAAGATAGAAAACATAGGCATCTACGATAATTTCTTTGAAATTGGTGGACATTCATTATTATTGCTTCAGGTTCATAGTCAACTGTGTGAAATATTCTCTACAAATTTATTAGTAATCGATCTATTCAAGTATCCAACGATCAGTTCTCTTGCTGATTTTCTCGGTTTAGCAAACACAAACGAATTATCCAATGTTCACCAAACTGAAGCTAAAAATGAACAATTAAAAAAAGGTAAAACACGAATTAACCAATTTTTAAAAATTAGTAAAAGAATTAGAAATTTTTCCAACAACCTCTAAGGTGTGTTGACGAGATATTTAAACAAATCATCAATTATTCTATTAGCCCCAAACGGACCACCAACACTCCAGTCTACTTGATAGACTCGGTTATTTTGCACCGCTTGAAGCTGTGCCCAAATAGGCTGTTTCAAAAAAGACATGGGATCTGGGGTCTCTTCAGCCCAGTCATCAACAAACAAAACATCTGCATCATGGTTGGGTAACATTTCAATACTTGATATTAAGGAGGATTCTTTTTGATTTTGTTGGATTAATGGACGAGTTAAACCTATATCATTAATAATTTGACTAGGAATTGTAAAATCTGATCTATAGGTGTAAATATTTTGTCCTTCAAGAGCAATCACAGATACAGTTATTTTCTCTAACTTTTCTCCTAATTGTTGCCGTAATTTTTTAATTCGCTCTTGATACACAACTAATAATTCCTCAGCTTGATCGCCTTTTCCTAGTACATGAGCAATGTATCGCAGCCTTTCCTTGAAATCTTGCAATTCGAGAGAGTTAATTAATATTGTGGGTGCAATTTCTGAAAGTAGTTCATAATAATTCTTTTGAAAATGCGTTCCCAAAATCAAATCTGGCTTGAGGGTGAGAATCTTTTCTATGGAGGGTTGGCTAATATTACCGACTGTTGGAATATCAACAACTAACTCAGGAGGAATCCCCCGAAAACGCTCACCCTCGTGAGGCCAGTAAGCACTACCAATTGGTTTGACACCCAATGCCAAAACGGAATCAAGAATCAACATATCGTGTAAAACGATGACTCTTTGTGGAGCAACAGGAATCCTGACTTCACCTAAAGCATGGTTAACAACTTGTGTGGCTATTGGCGATCGCATTTTTGAGCTTGGTTGCATTTTTAGCTGGGATGTATTGCTGTGACAAGCTGCGATCGCTAAAATAGCCACTGTGATCACAAAGATGGAAATCAATTTGACAAGTCTAGAAGAAAAAGTCAGTTTCACTAGTAGCCACACAGTTAAAAGGTAATAGACACGGAACCCACAACAGAGAAAGGCGCACCAGGCATTACGCCACCTTCCCGAAACTCATTAGTTCCCACAAAATATTGGGTGTTAAACACGTTTTGAAAGTTAATTTGCGCTCTCCAATTATCTCGACGATAAAAGATAGACGCATCTGTTCGCAAATAACTGGGAACCGCAAATGAATTTACTAAATCAGCTTCTCGTTCTCCAACGTAGTATAAACCTAAACCAAATCCTAACCCCTCCAAAGTCCCTTGCTGAATCTGATAAGTGTTCCACAAACTAAAAGAGTGACGCGGTGTAAAGATAAACCGATTGCCAACAGGAATTCTATTATCTTGGCTGACAAAGGCATCTGTATAAGCATAGGCAGCAATCATATTCCATCCAGGTGAAATTTCCCCGGAGATATCTAACTCAACACCTCGACTTTTGACTTCTCCAGTCACAACTGAAAAACTTCGATTATCTGGATCAGTTGTGGGTATGTTTGTCTTTGTAATATCAAAATATGCCAGAGTTGCAGTTACCCTATCACTTAAATCAGCTTTAACACCTACTTCATACTGGGTTGCTTTTTGTGGTGGGGGTGCAGAACCATCTGCTAGGTTAGCTGTATTTGGCTCAAATCCTTGAACAAACGATGCGTACAGGGAAACAGGCTGTATCGGCTGATAAACTAAACCAACTCTGGGACTGAATACAGAAGTTGTTCGTTCTGTAGTTGTTGACGTGATTAAGTTATCAATTTTTCTTTGAAAACTATCAAATCGTCCACCTAGTAATAGCTTCAAATTATCTGTAAAAGCAATTTGGTCTTGCAGGTAGAAAGCATAAGTTGTAAAGTTTTCATCTCGCTGGGTACCAAATGGAAAGGAGTTAAATCTAAATCGGTCTGTGGAGTAAACAGGGCTAAAAATATTAAACGGTGTATCAAGGTCAACGCCACCAAAAAATATCCTGCGGTTACGGGTTTCTCTACCAAGCTCAAACCCAATCAACAATTTATGTTCGATTGAACCTGTTTTAAAATTTCCCGTAATGTCTAAATTATTGAAGTAAGAACTAACCGAGTCGTCTGACGTAAAACGTTGCCTTGAAGAAAATTCTCCCGTGGCCTCATCGAAATTAGAAT
This genomic interval carries:
- a CDS encoding APC family permease, which translates into the protein MSQNSSPSLKRELGVVGAIALGLGSIVGAGVFVSTGIAAGVAGPAVIISVAIAACVAVCNGLNSAQLAASHPVSGGAYEYGYKYLTPWLGFTAGWMFLVAKSASAATAALGFAGYLLNILGVSDRTYLVPTALGAVVLLTVIVLGGVKRSNIVNITIVSITLLSLIFFIVAGLPVVASTEFANFTPFVQTTSDTSNPVAAVLQATALMFVAYTGYGRIATLGEEVKEPQKAIPKAIIITLTITMLLYIGVVVVGIGTVGAQTLSAATSEQVAPLEIAARSFNIPGSGLILAVGAVTATLGVLLNLILGLSRVLLAMGRRQDLPKFVAKMNSSRTTPYIAVLIMGTAIACLVLIGDVRTTWSFSAFSVLIYYAITDLSALQIPDEERLYPKWIAWIGLSACLFLAFWVEQRIWLVGIGLIIAGLIWKTLIRKLVLSYSED
- a CDS encoding Na/Pi symporter, encoding MERLTRALPSGGIWNIAGLILALILFFTSLDLLGEAFELIGDDAAETLLASTANPITGFFTGILATTLVQSSSTTTSLTVALVAAGTITPQAAIPVMLGANIGTSVTNTIVALGHFRNKEEFKRAFTGSMVLDFFNIIAAVLFLVIEIFTRLLSWSATGLTNVLVGGGAIELFSPLDYIVEPIADFIVGLTQETGWIVLIIAFALLYFSLRGLVKALKAILDENLQEKIKKYLFGSWWQAMGFGLLITVAVQSSSITTSVIVPIIALGIVAAMQALPYFLGANIGTSTTALLAALSLATDGGAEGVASLTVAMVHMVFDLYAIALLYPIKYTRRLPVWLAEKSADFVTAGRVAAIGYIAAIFYLLPFGAIWLTQDWEVAEFYEPIVPPEVEQLRQEAQDGESEQAQDAEVASEDEASSDSE
- a CDS encoding FAD-dependent oxidoreductase, which codes for MNKLLIIGGSDAGISAALRAKEVNSSVDVTVVVADRFPNYSICGLPFYLSGEVTDWHDLAHRTASEIADTGVNLLLDCTAQTVDPQQKIVTAVGHGQQHQLNYDQLIIGTGAISE
- a CDS encoding phosphopantetheine-binding protein encodes the protein MIPTAFVPIKALPLTPNGKVNRRALPAPDNFEPELRTTSVQPRNHLEISIASVWQKVLKIENIGIYDNFFEIGGHSLLLLQVHSQLCEIFSTNLLVIDLFKYPTISSLADFLGLANTNELSNVHQTEAKNEQLKKGKTRINQFLKISKRIRNFSNNL
- a CDS encoding ABC transporter substrate-binding protein, giving the protein MKLTFSSRLVKLISIFVITVAILAIAACHSNTSQLKMQPSSKMRSPIATQVVNHALGEVRIPVAPQRVIVLHDMLILDSVLALGVKPIGSAYWPHEGERFRGIPPELVVDIPTVGNISQPSIEKILTLKPDLILGTHFQKNYYELLSEIAPTILINSLELQDFKERLRYIAHVLGKGDQAEELLVVYQERIKKLRQQLGEKLEKITVSVIALEGQNIYTYRSDFTIPSQIINDIGLTRPLIQQNQKESSLISSIEMLPNHDADVLFVDDWAEETPDPMSFLKQPIWAQLQAVQNNRVYQVDWSVGGPFGANRIIDDLFKYLVNTP